A single window of Agromyces aureus DNA harbors:
- a CDS encoding energy-coupling factor ABC transporter ATP-binding protein, which yields MSEIVFDGVSHDFGAERVVDEVSLVLTERRIGIVGANGSGKSTLARMINGLVSPTDGRVVVDGLDVARRAREVRRRVGFVFTNADNQIVMPTVREDVAFTLRRHKLDKADAAARVDATLKRLGLTDLADRPAHRLSGGQKQLLALASVLVAEPEILVADEPTTLLDARNARLIARHFASLDQQLVVVSHQLELLEDFDRVIVMEHGRVVADDVPSVALDAYRVLIA from the coding sequence ATGAGCGAGATCGTGTTCGACGGCGTGAGCCACGACTTCGGCGCCGAGCGGGTCGTCGACGAGGTCTCGCTCGTGCTGACCGAGCGCCGAATCGGCATCGTCGGCGCCAACGGCTCCGGCAAGTCCACGCTCGCGCGCATGATCAATGGCCTCGTCTCCCCCACCGACGGCCGCGTGGTCGTCGACGGACTCGACGTCGCCCGTCGTGCCCGCGAGGTGCGACGCCGGGTCGGCTTCGTGTTCACGAACGCCGACAACCAGATCGTCATGCCCACCGTGCGCGAAGACGTCGCCTTCACCCTGCGTCGCCACAAGCTCGACAAGGCGGATGCCGCGGCGCGTGTCGACGCGACGCTCAAGCGCCTCGGGCTCACCGACCTCGCCGACCGCCCGGCCCATCGGCTGTCCGGCGGGCAGAAGCAGCTGCTGGCGCTCGCCTCGGTGCTCGTGGCCGAGCCCGAGATCCTCGTGGCCGACGAGCCGACGACGCTGCTCGACGCGCGCAACGCCCGGCTGATCGCACGCCACTTCGCGAGCCTCGACCAGCAGCTCGTCGTCGTCAGCCACCAGCTCGAACTCCTCGAGGACTTCGACCGCGTGATCGTCATGGAGCACGGCCGGGTCGTCGCCGACGACGTGCCCTCGGTCGCGCTCGATGCCTACCGGGTGCTGATCGCGTGA
- a CDS encoding thiolase family protein — translation MTRGGLDAAPVIVAGRRTAIGTAGRGFAAHTVDALAAPVLAEVARLVSPSGLHIDDVILGNCMGPGGDVARVAALRAGLGFEVPGVTVDRQCGSGLDAVLQAASRVKAGDAQLVLAGGAESASTAPHRVWPESGERYARAPFAPPGFPDPDMGPAADRLAVVRGITRARQDAWAARSHALATSARDAGLFETEIVAVDGVARDDRPRASLDAATLARFAPAFSSSYEATVTAGNSCGFSDGAAAMAVTTERVARELGLPALRIRAAAVAGGDPALPGLGAAPAARVALARAGLAARDLGFVEITEAFAAQVLAVSDELELDEELISGDGGAIALGHPWGASGAVLLVRLAARMAATDDPRPGLAACSIGGGQGVAIIVEKAE, via the coding sequence ATGACCCGCGGCGGCCTCGATGCCGCGCCCGTGATCGTCGCCGGACGCCGCACCGCGATCGGCACCGCGGGCCGTGGGTTCGCGGCGCACACCGTCGATGCGCTGGCGGCGCCCGTGCTCGCCGAGGTCGCACGGCTCGTCTCTCCCTCCGGGCTGCACATCGACGACGTGATCCTCGGCAACTGCATGGGCCCTGGGGGCGATGTCGCACGCGTGGCCGCGTTGCGCGCCGGGCTCGGCTTCGAGGTGCCCGGCGTCACGGTCGACCGCCAGTGCGGCTCGGGGCTCGACGCCGTGCTGCAGGCCGCGTCGCGCGTGAAGGCCGGCGACGCGCAGCTCGTGCTCGCGGGCGGCGCCGAGTCGGCGTCAACGGCCCCGCACCGCGTGTGGCCCGAGTCGGGTGAACGGTACGCGCGTGCGCCCTTCGCTCCCCCGGGCTTCCCCGATCCCGACATGGGGCCGGCCGCCGACCGCCTCGCCGTCGTGCGCGGCATCACGCGCGCCAGGCAGGACGCCTGGGCTGCGCGCTCGCATGCGCTGGCGACATCCGCCCGCGATGCCGGGCTCTTCGAGACCGAGATCGTGGCCGTCGACGGCGTGGCTCGCGACGACCGGCCGCGCGCGAGCCTCGACGCGGCCACGCTGGCCCGGTTCGCCCCCGCGTTCTCGTCGTCGTACGAGGCGACCGTGACCGCGGGCAACTCGTGCGGGTTCTCCGACGGCGCGGCGGCGATGGCCGTGACGACCGAGCGCGTCGCGCGCGAGCTCGGACTGCCCGCACTGCGCATCCGCGCCGCGGCCGTCGCCGGCGGCGATCCGGCCCTGCCCGGCCTCGGCGCGGCGCCCGCCGCACGTGTCGCACTCGCCAGGGCCGGCCTCGCGGCCCGTGATCTGGGCTTCGTCGAGATCACCGAGGCGTTCGCCGCCCAGGTGCTCGCTGTGAGCGACGAGCTCGAGCTCGACGAGGAGCTCATCAGCGGCGACGGCGGGGCCATCGCCCTCGGACACCCGTGGGGGGCATCCGGAGCCGTACTGCTCGTGCGCCTGGCCGCGCGTATGGCCGCGACCGACGACCCGAGGCCCGGCCTCGCGGCCTGCTCGATCGGCGGCGGCCAGGGCGTGGCGATCATCGTGGAGAAGGCGGAATGA